One Haloarchaeobius amylolyticus genomic window, TCGGCTCGTCGGTCGCCTCTCGCCAGTCCCGTGTCTGCATGGCCGTCACCACGGTCTGGGGGCGAAAAAGCCCCGACGACCGTCCCGACGCTTAGCGAGTCGATAACAATGTTCCGGGCGAGTCGACTCCGAAGCGAGCAACCCGTGTACCGATATCGCACCCTCTCCCCCTGCGAAGCGACAGCGTCGCCCCGTCGAACAGCCCGGTCGTGTCCGCGCCACAGGCGAGGTGGGCCCGGATGACGTCGTCACAGCGCGCCCTCGCCCTCCTCGGCATCCTGTTCCTGTTCGTCGGCATCGCCGTCGCGGCCGTCCCGGGAGGCGAGGTCGGCCTCCCGATGCCTGCCGACGACGGGTCGGGCACCGAGCAGCCGACGGTGACGACACCGGCGTCGACCAGTGACACCCAGTCGTCCACGTCCGACTCGACCACGACGTCCGCGACCGAGACGGCGACGGACACGACGACGGAGACGGGAACGACCACGGGGTCGACCACGACGGACACGACCACCGGAACGTCGACCGAGACGACGACGGCCACGTCGACGCAGACCGAGACGGAGACGGAGACGGACACCCCGACGCAGACCGACACTGAGACGCGGACCCCGACCGATACGTCGACCTCGACCGATACGTCGACCTCGACCGATACGTCGACCTCGACCGATACGTCGACCTCGACCGATACGTCGACCTCGACCGATACGTCGACCTCGACCGATACGTCGACCTCGACCGATACGTCGACCTCGACCGATACGTCGACCTCGACCGATACGTCGACCTCGACCGATACGTCGACCTCGACCGATACGACGACGGACGACGACTCGTCCATCCTCTCGACGGTCTTCGGCGGCTGGCTCTTCTGACGGCGCGCCGGCGGTGATCAGGCCGGGACCGGGGCCTTCCCGGGGCCCGCCACGCTGTTCTCGATTCCCGCTCTTCGCGACGCACGCGGCTCTCGACACACACTGTTCTCGGGGTACTGCGCCTTCGACCAGCGTCGCCACTGGCGGTGTGAGGTAACACGGTGCCGTCCGTCTCAGCAGCAGGCAGGCACAGTCGCGGTCGCGTGCCCGGGCCGAATCACGTCGCAGCGAGAAGGAGTCCGCGGTCGGTGTGGCGGGTCATTCGAGGTACCCGAGGTCGCTCAGGCGGTTCTCGACGGCAGCCTCGGGCGAGTCCCGGTCCGCGCCCGTCTCGGCGGACCGGTAGGCGCGCCCGCCCGCCCCCTCGACGGCCGGCAGCACCTCGCCGTCCATGCGCTCGTTGTAGGGGATGCCGAGCGCGGCGAGGATCGTCGGCGCCACGTCGAACAGGTGGGCGTCCGAGAGGTCGGCGTCGCCGTCGACGCCCTCGCCCCAGGCGGTGACGATGCCGTCGAGCTTGTGGTTCCACGTCTCCGTCGGGTCCGCGAAGTACTCGTCGCGGACCTGGTCCGAGAGGAAGTACTGGAAGTTCCGCGGGATGGTGACGATGTCGACCGCGTCCTCGACGTGCTCGCCCTCGAAGTACTGCTCGCGGGGGACGACCTCGTCGAAGACCGGGTTCCCGTCGGGGTCGGTCACCGACCGCAGCGACTCGATGACCTCGGCGCGGACGTCGTCGTACTCCGACACCGGGACGACCCCGTCGGGCTCGCGGCCCTCCACGTTGAGGCGGACGCCGAGCTCGGTCCGCGAGCGCAGGTAGGCGACGGACTCGGGGAAGTCGACCTGCTTGTTCCCGGTCCGGGCCACGTCCTCGGGGGCGTAGCGCATCGCGATGTCGTCGAGGTTGACCGCCTCCAGTGCCTGCCGGATGCGGCTCGCGGTGAGGCCGACCTTGGCCGCGCCGGAGGCCATCTTCTCGACGAGGCCGGGCTCCCAGGAGTCGACGTCCTTCCCCTCGCGGAGTTCGTTCCGGATGGGGTTCCACGACGGCATGCCCTTGCCGCCGTTGGTGACCTCGACGACGCCCTCGTCGTGGAGGTAGTCGTTGACGCGGAACTCGTATCCCTCGTACTTCCCCATGCCGTGGTCGCTCGCCACGAACACGGTGTCGGGGTCGTGCTCGTCGATGATGCGGCTGATCTGGTCGTCGGTCTCCTCGTAGACCGAGCGGATCTTCTCCCAGTCGCCGCCGAACTCGTGGAAGACGGTGTCGGTCTTCTGGAACTGGACGAAGCCGAAGTCGGCGTCGTGCTTCTCGGTGAGGTAGCTGAACGCCTCGCCGCGCATGCGGACGAGGGTCCGGTACTCGTCCATCTTCTCGGCCTCGCTGTAGGAGTCGTCGCCCCGGGAGTAGGCGGGGTAGACGCGGTACTCGCCGAGCTCGTCGCGGACCTCGTCGAGGGTGCCCTCGGGGTGACAGGTCGGGTCCTCGGGGCCGATGAAGCCCGGCAGGATGGCGCCGTCGATCTCGGCGGGTGGGTGCGTGACCGGCGCGTTCACGACGACGCTGGTCAGCCCGTGCTCGTCGAGTATCTCCCAGAGCGTGAGTTCGTCGACGTGGTCGGCGCTGCTGACGTGCCAGTCGTAGCCGTCGTAGGAGACGAAGCCGAACACGCCGTGTTTACCGGGGTTGACGCCGGTGTACATCGAGGGCCAGGCGCTCGGGGTCCACGGGGGAATCTGGGACTCCAGCGGCCCGACCGCGCCCTCGTCGTTCAGTCGTTCGAGCGTCGGTATCGTGTCGGTCTCTGCGAGCCGGTCGAAGACGGGCAGACAGCCCGCGTCGATACCGACGAGGAGGACGTCGAGTCCGTCGTCACTCATCGATATCCCTCGACAGCGTCGTCGGTTCGGCGACCGTGCCCGCGTGGCTACGCAGGTGTGTCGGTACTCGTCGTCGGTGCATGTGGGTGCCTTGTAGAGAGGTATACGTTATTATCCGAGTCGTAAGCGACCGTTCCGGTATCGATACAGTCCGCCTAAGCGGTCCCCAGTCGCTGGGATGGCCCGTCACCGTGGCGTCGCGGCGGGTGGCCCGCCGCGTGGGGCGGGAACCGAACGCATGGCCGAACCGTGGCGTCACTCGACGGTGACGCTCTTGGCCAGGTTCCGCGGCTTGTCGATGGGACGACTCAGGGTCTCGGCCGCGTAGTACGAGAGCAGCTGCAGCTGGACGTTGGCCAGCAGGCCGACCCACTCCGGCGACGACGACGGCACCTGGAGGTGCTCGTCGGCGAACTCGAGCGACGGGTGGTCGGCGGGTGCGACCGAGACGATGGGTGCGCCGCGGGTCTGGGCCTCCTTGGCGTTGTTGAGCGTCTTCCGGTCGTGGTCCTCGTCGCCGGTGAAGACGGCGAAGACGGGCGTCCGGTCGGTGACGAGCGCCAGCGGGCCGTGTTTCAGCTCGCCCGCCGCGAAGCCCTCGGCGTGCTCGTAGGTGATCTCCTTGAACTTCAGCGCGCCCTCCATGGCGACCGCGTTCGCGACGCCGCGGCCGATGAAGAAGTACGCGTTGTGGTTGCTGTAGTGCTGCGCCAGTCGCTTGGCGGCGGAGAAGTCGAGCACCTGCTCGATGTGCTCGGGGAGCTGTTGCAGCGACGCGAGGAAGTCCGCGAGGTCGTCGCGCTGTTCGCCCGTGGTCGCGTCCCCGAGGACGCGCTGGCTCAGCAGCGCCAGCGAGACGACCTGCGAGGAGAACGTCTTGGTCGCGGCGACCCCGATCTCGGGGCCGGCGCGGATGAACAGCGACTCGTCGGCCTCGCGGGCCGCGGTCGAGCCGACGACGTTCGTCACGGTCACGACCGACGCACCCTTGTCCGCCGCCTGTCGCATGGCGCTGAGGGTGTCGGCTGTCTCGCCGCTCTGGGTCACCGCGACGACGAGCGTCTCGTCGTCGATGGTGTCCGTCTGGAGCCCGTACTCGCTGGCGCGGTAGGCGTTCGCGCTGATGCCGCCGTCCCGGAGCATCTTCGCCCCGAACATCGCGGCGTGGTACGAGGTACCGCAGGCGACGAAGTGGACGTCGCGCACGTCCTCGAACGTCTCCGGCGGGAAGTCCTCCAGCTGGACCGTCTCCGACTCGGGGTCGGCCCGGCCCTGGATGGTGTTCGACAGGGCCGTCGGCTGGTGGTTGATCTCCTTGAGCATGTAGTGGTCGTAGACGCCCTTGCCGGTCTCGCTGGGGTCCCAGTCGACCGTCTGGACCTCCCGGGCGACGGGGGTGCCCGAGAGGTCCGTCAGCGACAGGTCGTCCTCCTCGATGACGACGACGTCGCCGTCTTCGAGGTACATCACGTCGTCGGTGTAGTCGAGGAACGCCGGCACGTCGCTCGCGAGGTAGTGGGCGTCGTCGTCGAGCCCGACCACCAGCGGGGAGCCCTGCCGGGCCGCGAACAGCCCGTCGTGGCCGTCCATGATGGCGGCGATGGCGTAGCTCCCCTCCAGCTCGCGGACGGTCTCGCGGAACGCGACCTCGGGGTCGCCGGTCTCCTCGAGCCGTTCGTCGACGAGGTGCGGGATGACCTCGGTGTCGGTGTCGCTGGTGAACTCGTGGCCCTTCGCCTCGAGCTCGTCGCGGAGTTCGCTGTAGTTCTCGATGATGCCGTTGTGGACGACGGCGACGTTCTCGTCCGACGGCGTATGCGGGTGTGCGTTCTCGTCGGTCGGCGGTCCATGCGTACTCCAGCGGGTATGGCCGATGCCGACGTCGGCCTGTTTCCCGAGGGGGACCTCCTCTTTCAGCTCACCGACGCGCCCGGAGCGCTTGTGGACCTCGACGCCGGAGCCGTTCTGGATGGCGACGCCGGCGGAGTCGTAGCCGCGGTACTCGAGGTTCTCGAGGCCGGTGACGAGCCGGTCGACGGTCCGCCGCGGCCCGACGCACGCGATGATGCCACACATCAGGGTCTCACCCCCGTCGGGTCGTCGACGAGTACGGGCTGGTACACCCGACGGCTCCAGAGCGGTTCAGATCGGTTCGTCTCGGACTCGCCAGCGGTGCGAGTGCTCGTTTCGGTGTCTGTTTGTTCGGTCATGGTTCGGTGTATCTCCCGCCAGAGCCACGACGGGTCGCGGGGACGATTCAGGCGTACACGACCTCGGGGGTTTACTATAGACCGGTTAAGGGAGTTGTTAGTGCGGCTGTAAGCTGAAACCGGTAATCACCGCGTCAGACACTGGTCAAACCGCCGAACTGTCCACGGTCGTTCATTCGGTTCAGGTCCGAAGCCCGCCGTCGGTTCCCCGGTCGACCGGCCCACCCCGACGCCGTCGGTGTTCGCCTGCTCACATGTCACATGGCTCTGCGGCGGGACAGCCGCGGCCGCCGACCGGCTCGCGGGCGCTCCACAACTGTCTGGGAGAACGAATCTGGCCCGAGAACAGGGGACGGAGGCGTGGTCGAGGGTGCGAGGTCGGGCACGACGGGTGGCGGCCGAATGGCGGGGCCGCGGCGGGAGTGACGGTGCAGGCAGGGGACGGCGGTGCGGGGGGTGGTACGGAGCCCGCGGGGGGTGTGCCGGGAGAAGGAACGACGCCGTACCGAGCCTGCAGAGCCGCACCGGGAGAAGGAGCGGTGCGGCCCCTCGACAAGAGCTGCTGTCGAAGGACGGCCAGTCGATGCTGTGGCGCAGAACGGGGCGATGCTGTCTGGCGGCTGGGCGCGCCAGCCGGTGGACGATCGGGATGCTGCGGCTGGTGGACGGCTGGAATCGACGCTGGAAGAACGGGCGCTATCGAAGGGAGGAATCGCGAGACGCGTCTCGAGGGCAGCGAAGCGAAGACGACGCCAGGTCGCTGGTCGCGCCGGGGCGTCA contains:
- a CDS encoding alkaline phosphatase family protein produces the protein MSDDGLDVLLVGIDAGCLPVFDRLAETDTIPTLERLNDEGAVGPLESQIPPWTPSAWPSMYTGVNPGKHGVFGFVSYDGYDWHVSSADHVDELTLWEILDEHGLTSVVVNAPVTHPPAEIDGAILPGFIGPEDPTCHPEGTLDEVRDELGEYRVYPAYSRGDDSYSEAEKMDEYRTLVRMRGEAFSYLTEKHDADFGFVQFQKTDTVFHEFGGDWEKIRSVYEETDDQISRIIDEHDPDTVFVASDHGMGKYEGYEFRVNDYLHDEGVVEVTNGGKGMPSWNPIRNELREGKDVDSWEPGLVEKMASGAAKVGLTASRIRQALEAVNLDDIAMRYAPEDVARTGNKQVDFPESVAYLRSRTELGVRLNVEGREPDGVVPVSEYDDVRAEVIESLRSVTDPDGNPVFDEVVPREQYFEGEHVEDAVDIVTIPRNFQYFLSDQVRDEYFADPTETWNHKLDGIVTAWGEGVDGDADLSDAHLFDVAPTILAALGIPYNERMDGEVLPAVEGAGGRAYRSAETGADRDSPEAAVENRLSDLGYLE
- the glmS gene encoding glutamine--fructose-6-phosphate transaminase (isomerizing), with product MCGIIACVGPRRTVDRLVTGLENLEYRGYDSAGVAIQNGSGVEVHKRSGRVGELKEEVPLGKQADVGIGHTRWSTHGPPTDENAHPHTPSDENVAVVHNGIIENYSELRDELEAKGHEFTSDTDTEVIPHLVDERLEETGDPEVAFRETVRELEGSYAIAAIMDGHDGLFAARQGSPLVVGLDDDAHYLASDVPAFLDYTDDVMYLEDGDVVVIEEDDLSLTDLSGTPVAREVQTVDWDPSETGKGVYDHYMLKEINHQPTALSNTIQGRADPESETVQLEDFPPETFEDVRDVHFVACGTSYHAAMFGAKMLRDGGISANAYRASEYGLQTDTIDDETLVVAVTQSGETADTLSAMRQAADKGASVVTVTNVVGSTAAREADESLFIRAGPEIGVAATKTFSSQVVSLALLSQRVLGDATTGEQRDDLADFLASLQQLPEHIEQVLDFSAAKRLAQHYSNHNAYFFIGRGVANAVAMEGALKFKEITYEHAEGFAAGELKHGPLALVTDRTPVFAVFTGDEDHDRKTLNNAKEAQTRGAPIVSVAPADHPSLEFADEHLQVPSSSPEWVGLLANVQLQLLSYYAAETLSRPIDKPRNLAKSVTVE